The Streptomyces spororaveus genome includes a region encoding these proteins:
- a CDS encoding universal stress protein produces MTNAAPPAPIVVGADGSPESGPALRFAFQEAQLRGTGLRAVCAYDFTTRYSGLEWFAASGFHDLDTQLRDSTLEAVTKAVEEARGQVGGEPVEVDIRVEPGRPSQVLLDASADACLLVVGSRGSGAWGRLTLGSTSTEVVHNAHLPVVVVPGGQPDRTS; encoded by the coding sequence ATGACGAACGCCGCTCCTCCCGCACCGATCGTGGTCGGCGCCGACGGCTCTCCAGAGTCCGGGCCGGCCCTGCGCTTCGCCTTTCAGGAGGCGCAGTTGCGCGGGACCGGCCTCCGCGCCGTATGCGCGTACGACTTCACCACTCGGTACAGCGGTCTCGAGTGGTTTGCCGCCTCCGGTTTCCACGATCTGGATACGCAGCTGCGCGACAGCACGTTGGAAGCGGTCACCAAGGCGGTGGAGGAGGCCCGGGGACAGGTCGGCGGCGAGCCGGTGGAGGTCGACATCAGGGTTGAGCCGGGCCGCCCGTCGCAGGTCCTGCTGGACGCGAGCGCGGACGCCTGCCTCCTGGTGGTCGGCAGCCGGGGCTCGGGCGCATGGGGGCGCCTCACTCTGGGCTCCACCAGTACCGAGGTCGTGCACAACGCCCATCTGCCCGTCGTCGTCGTGCCCGGCGGGCAGCCGGACCGGACATCGTGA
- a CDS encoding PP2C family protein-serine/threonine phosphatase produces the protein MAYVVAATVPVVLLELTIDDSTVRLIPLLILLPAFPAVVGTVRQTAYAVGWVLIVITAVLLYRPLPASYDYGIVMLLAVVLGVLCVVSCHWRIRRERELLRVRSTAVALQRQMLRPLPILTDRVIVDGLYLPVEADRLVGGDVYEAVASPYGTRLLFGDVQGKGLPAIGAAFAVLSAFREAAPREPTLTALVDYLEQAVVRHNAFAQQTGEPERFVTALILSVDSSTETQAVNCGHPPPHLLKAGPVAPVPLGNPGVPLGLADLASEPRTVAWFPFPTGATLISCSDGVTEARNATGAFYPLAERLEALEHISSWRVADYLAEDLSRHTAGEQRDDITALVVRRTAPDSDSTGAPDSAWRHPL, from the coding sequence ATGGCGTATGTGGTCGCGGCGACCGTACCGGTCGTGCTGCTGGAGCTGACGATCGACGACAGCACAGTGCGGCTCATCCCCCTGCTGATCCTGCTTCCCGCGTTCCCGGCGGTCGTCGGCACGGTGCGGCAGACCGCCTACGCGGTGGGCTGGGTGCTGATCGTCATCACCGCGGTTCTGCTGTACCGGCCCCTGCCCGCGTCGTACGACTACGGGATCGTCATGCTGCTGGCAGTCGTGCTCGGCGTGCTGTGCGTGGTGAGCTGCCACTGGCGGATCCGGAGGGAGCGGGAACTGCTGCGGGTCCGGTCCACGGCGGTCGCTCTGCAACGGCAGATGCTGCGGCCCCTGCCGATCCTCACCGACCGGGTGATCGTCGACGGGTTGTACCTGCCGGTGGAGGCGGACAGGCTGGTCGGGGGAGATGTCTACGAGGCGGTGGCCTCGCCCTACGGCACGCGGCTGCTCTTCGGCGATGTCCAGGGCAAGGGCCTGCCCGCGATCGGAGCCGCCTTCGCCGTCCTCAGCGCTTTCCGTGAGGCCGCTCCGCGTGAGCCGACCCTCACCGCGCTCGTGGACTATCTCGAACAGGCCGTGGTCCGGCACAACGCCTTCGCCCAGCAGACCGGCGAGCCCGAACGCTTCGTCACCGCCCTCATCCTGAGCGTCGACTCCTCGACCGAAACACAGGCCGTCAACTGCGGCCACCCTCCACCCCACCTGTTGAAGGCCGGTCCGGTCGCTCCCGTGCCGCTCGGCAACCCCGGGGTACCGCTGGGTCTGGCGGACCTCGCTTCCGAACCCAGAACCGTCGCGTGGTTCCCGTTCCCAACGGGCGCCACCCTGATCAGCTGCAGCGACGGTGTCACCGAGGCCCGCAACGCCACCGGAGCCTTCTATCCCCTTGCAGAGCGCCTGGAGGCGTTGGAGCACATCTCCTCCTGGCGGGTCGCCGACTACCTGGCCGAAGACCTCAGCCGCCACACCGCAGGAGAGCAGCGGGACGACATCACCGCCCTCGTGGTCCGCAGAACAGCACCCGACAGCGATTCCACAGGAGCACCGGACTCGGCTTGGAGGCACCCGCTATGA